The following are encoded together in the Coffea arabica cultivar ET-39 chromosome 1c, Coffea Arabica ET-39 HiFi, whole genome shotgun sequence genome:
- the LOC140005795 gene encoding zinc finger BED domain-containing protein RICESLEEPER 2-like, with the protein MLSHLDPTDELSEHIQEQCSYASHEPANTDVLIQDSSKRSRQLTSLIWNEFDILYVELDGSQRAQCKWCKRDYAYGRTTGTSNLWRHLSNCTRRGQSDFEERSPIDQGIYREKMGIAIVKHNHPYRLVEQEGIRNLCVYLNSDALPISRNTIKVDIEKMYKREKERVKTELNSISSRICLTTDLWTSIATDRYLALTAHFVHEDWILQKRVLNFHHMPPPHGGPILAEKVIGLLRDWAIEKKVFTIALENASYNDGMVNLLKQHLRLRNTLFCEGEFFHVRCNAHVLNLIVQDGVKVISKPVSKIRDCVKYIRASESRKLKFAECIVQVSLPCNKRAHQDVPTRWNSTFVMLDSALEYKLAFHQLHVVDRSFSIFYPTEEEWLRVQKFTILLRPFYDLTTLFFGTNYPTANLYFHGVWKIQKVITEEVNNLDIEVSEMAKQMKLKFEKYWECYSLVLSFAVILDPRFKMDYVVYAFKKLYPFDYEERAKEVRDKFYLLFEEYENTFDGDLLDGSIAGCSGGDLGNDNDDFAEFESQQHANKRNKSQVDSYLDDT; encoded by the coding sequence ATGCTATCCCATCTTGATCCAACAGATGAGTTGTCAGAGCACATTCAGGAACAATGTTCTTATGCAAGCCATGAGCCTGCCAATACAGATGTGTTGATCCAAGATTCTTCTAAGCGTTCGAGACAGCTCACGTCATTGATTTGGAATgaatttgatatattgtatgttGAACTAGATGGTTCACAAAGAGCACAATGTAAATGGTGCAAGCGTGATTATGCATATGGTAGAACAACCGGAACAAGCAACTTATGGCGTCATCTTTCAAATTGTACTAGGCGTGGACAATCTGATTTTGAAGAACGGTCTCCAATTGACCAAGGAATTTATCGGGAAAAGATGGGAATTGCTATTGTGAAGCATAACCATCCTTATAGACTGGTGGAGCAAGAAGGAATTCGAAACTTGTGTGTATACTTAAATTCAGATGCTTTACCCATTTCGAGAAACACGATAAAGGTTGATATTGAAAAGATgtacaaaagggaaaaagagagagTAAAGACAGAATTAAATTCAATTTCAAGTCGAATTTGCCTTACTACTGACTTGTGGACATCTATTGCAACAGATAGGTATTTGGCATTGACGGCTCATTTCGTGCATGAAGATTGGATTTTACAAAAGAGGGTTCTAAATTTTCACCACATGCCACCACCACATGGTGGTCCAATATTAGCTGAAAAAGTCATAGGTTTATTGAGAGATTGGGCTattgaaaaaaaagtttttactATCGCATTGGAAAACGCATCTTACAATGATGGTATGGTGAATCTGTTGAAGCAGCATTTGAGGCTAAGAAATACCCTATTTTGTGAGGGTGAATTTTTTCATGTAAGATGCAATGCACATGTGCTAAATTTGATTGTCCAAGATGGTGTCAAAGTTATTTCCAAACCAGTCTCAAAGATCCGAGACTGTGTGAAATATATCAGAGCTAGTGAATCAAGAAAGTTGAAATTTGCAGAGTGTATTGTTCAAGTTTCTTTGCCATGCAATAAGAGGGCGCATCAAGATGTCCCAACCAGATGGAACTCTACATTTGTGATGCTGGATAGTGCACTTGAATATAAGCTTGCCTTTCATCAGTTGCACGTGGTTGATCGTAGCTTCAGCATATTTTACCCAACTGAAGAAGAATGGCTTAGGGTGCAGAAATTTACAATACTGCTGAGGCCTTTTTATGACCTGACCACCCTTTTTTTTGGGACTAACTATCCAACTGCAAATTTGTATTTTCATGGTGTCTGGAAAATTCAAAAAGTTATCACGGAAGAGGTCAATAATTTAGACATTGAAGTGAGTGAAATGGCCAAGCAAATGAAACTAAAATTTGAGAAGTACTGGGAATGTTATAGCTTGGTTTTGAGTTTTGCTGTCATTTTGGATCCGCGCTTCAAAATGGATTATGTGGTGTATGCTTTTAAGAAGCTGTATCCTTTTGATTATGAAGAACGTGCTAAGGAAGTTCGGGATAAATTTTATTTACTATTTGAGGAGTATGAGAATACTTTTGATGGTGATTTGCTAGATGGATCAATAGCAGGCTGCTCTGGTGGTGATTTGGGCAATGACAATGATGATTTTGCTGAATTTGAGAGTCAACAACATGCAAACAAGAGGAATAAGTCACAAGTAGACTCTTATTTGGATGATACTTGA
- the LOC113724966 gene encoding THO complex subunit 7A-like — MLVKGRKVAGKGEAVAAHYAFGPLEDDIIIKHRLLTRTTTTRGEPPLKKLQKKFTAFALEVEKEGDNYGDCERLAKAFLQELNTFEIPLLKSKAVIDANVREKENFNELKDDINKQILQAQDDIEDLKKQLEASKIERQHKEECEAIRRLIALQPPRSETQKVISELEREIELLEAENTAGSRTLELRKKQFALLLHVVDELQNTIEEEQRSLVEEMRMVIDEHKNGVEDANGGPEAMTVD; from the exons ATGTTGGTTAAGGGCAGGAAAGTTGCAGGTAAAGGAGAGGCAGTGGCAGCACATTATGCTTTTGGCCCGCTTGAAGATGATATTATTATAAAGCATAGGCTTTTAACTCGTACGACAACTACAAGGGGTGAACCACCATTGAAGAAAttacaaaagaaatttacaGCTTTTGCTTTGGAGGTTGAGAAGGAGGGGGATAACTATGGTGATTGTGAGAGACTTGCGAAAGCATTTTTGCAGGAGTTAAATACTTTTGAGATACCTTTGCTGAAGAGTAAAGCGGTTATAGATGCAAATGTTAGGGAGAAGGAGAATTTTAATGAGTTGAAAGATGATATAAACAAGCAGATTTTGCAAGCGCAAGATGATATTGAGGATTTGAAGAAACAGCTTGAAGCGAGTAAGATTGAGAGGCAGCATAAAGAGGAGTGTGAGGCAATTAGGAGGTTGATTGCTTTGCAACCACCAAGGTCAGAAACTCAGAAGGTCATCTCAGAGCTGGAGAGAGAGATTGAGTTATTGGAGGCGGAGAACACTGCTGGTTCAAGGACGCTGGAGCTTCGGAAAAAGCAATTTGCACTTCTACTGCATGTG GTGGATGAGCTCCAAAACACGATAGAGGAAGAGCAGCGTAGTTTGGTTGAGGAGATGCGAATGGTAATTGATGAGCATAAGAATGGGGTGGAGGATGCTAATGGCGGTCCTGAAGCCATGACTGTAGACTAG